The following coding sequences are from one Desulfatibacillum aliphaticivorans DSM 15576 window:
- a CDS encoding TonB-dependent receptor: protein MIKILKLTSLAVILILSPTCALFAQGPPTGPTLKLDAAYLSESSVESSQGSYSVAMAGVEASYKYFTVHAAQGRFNWSRVDLLPFGDGVNDPWSQLNKIGLSARYRGKMSDKWGYLLGAGITSTFEEEMGLPSYSLSGGLSYSFSSKLRVGAGLSLGHNDIETTVMPFISFGYDYGNSRNNGVFASIGWPRLSAGYRFSPEWAAKVSLALDSRTYQLATGGIYKLRDDSPVYPEGYVGLSGYSPGLSLEYTPTPSINVALGLSWWLNSEMDLYNDDGDKQFIYDIEDSLGGSLQFQYRF from the coding sequence ATGATTAAAATTCTGAAATTGACCTCCCTGGCCGTGATCCTGATTCTATCTCCCACATGCGCATTATTCGCCCAGGGCCCGCCCACCGGGCCGACCCTTAAACTGGATGCAGCCTATCTTTCCGAGTCCTCGGTTGAGTCGAGCCAGGGCTCCTATTCCGTGGCCATGGCGGGTGTGGAAGCCTCGTACAAGTACTTCACCGTCCATGCGGCCCAAGGCCGGTTTAACTGGAGCAGGGTGGATCTGTTGCCTTTCGGCGACGGCGTGAACGATCCCTGGTCCCAGCTTAACAAGATCGGGCTGTCGGCCAGGTATCGCGGAAAAATGAGCGACAAATGGGGATATCTGCTGGGCGCCGGAATCACGTCGACCTTTGAGGAGGAAATGGGCCTGCCATCCTATAGCCTCAGCGGCGGGCTAAGCTACAGCTTTAGCTCCAAGCTCCGAGTAGGGGCCGGCCTAAGCTTGGGCCATAATGATATTGAAACCACGGTGATGCCATTCATCAGTTTTGGTTACGATTACGGAAACAGCAGGAATAACGGGGTGTTTGCATCCATAGGCTGGCCCCGTTTGAGCGCCGGGTACAGGTTCTCTCCGGAATGGGCTGCAAAAGTAAGCCTGGCCCTGGACAGCCGAACCTATCAGTTGGCCACCGGGGGAATCTATAAGCTGAGGGACGACAGCCCGGTTTACCCGGAAGGCTACGTGGGATTGAGCGGATATTCGCCCGGCCTTTCCCTGGAATACACTCCGACCCCGAGCATAAATGTCGCCCTTGGTCTGTCCTGGTGGTTGAACAGCGAGATGGACCTTTACAATGATGACGGGGACAAGCAGTTCATCTACGACATCGAAGATTCTTTAGGCGGCTCCCTTCAGTTTCAATACCGGTTTTAA
- a CDS encoding glycosyltransferase family 2 protein — protein sequence MAGISVIIPTFNRAGRIEKAVESVLAQDFRDFELIVVDDGSEDDTLEILKSYPQVHVLPQKRQGVSAARNHGAAAGSGKLIAFLDSDDLWLPSKLTVQADFFANNPEALICQTGETWIRRGKRVNPRNRHEKPSGQVFERSLELCLVSPSAVMMRRSLFDAMGGFDESLPACEDYDLWLRIGCRHPVHLIDEPLVIKHGGHEDQLSAMPGLDRYRIASLVKLLENQPLTACQRAAAAAVLQKKCRIYANGCAKRSRMEEAEFYRAVARHYENEPPQSQAKKENTPP from the coding sequence ATGGCCGGAATCAGCGTTATCATCCCAACATTCAATCGGGCGGGACGAATAGAAAAGGCTGTGGAGTCCGTCCTGGCGCAGGATTTCAGGGATTTTGAGTTGATTGTGGTGGATGACGGGTCCGAGGATGACACCCTGGAAATCCTGAAAAGCTATCCCCAAGTGCACGTGCTGCCTCAAAAACGGCAGGGCGTGAGCGCGGCCCGCAACCATGGGGCGGCCGCCGGCTCAGGGAAGTTGATCGCCTTTCTGGACTCGGACGACCTTTGGCTGCCGTCCAAGCTGACCGTCCAGGCGGATTTTTTTGCAAACAATCCCGAAGCGCTCATCTGCCAGACAGGCGAAACCTGGATCCGCAGAGGCAAACGGGTGAATCCCCGAAACCGGCATGAAAAGCCTTCGGGCCAGGTGTTTGAACGCTCCTTGGAGCTTTGCCTGGTCAGCCCGTCGGCGGTCATGATGCGCCGCAGCCTGTTTGACGCCATGGGCGGATTCGACGAAAGCCTTCCGGCATGCGAGGACTACGACCTCTGGCTTAGGATCGGATGCCGCCATCCCGTGCATCTGATCGACGAGCCTCTGGTCATCAAGCACGGAGGCCATGAAGACCAGCTTTCCGCCATGCCCGGGCTGGACCGGTACCGCATCGCCTCTTTGGTCAAACTGCTGGAAAACCAGCCTTTGACGGCGTGCCAACGCGCAGCCGCCGCAGCCGTTTTGCAAAAGAAATGCCGCATATACGCCAATGGATGCGCCAAACGCAGCCGCATGGAGGAGGCGGAATTTTATCGAGCCGTGGCCCGGCATTACGAAAACGAACCGCCCCAAAGCCAAGCCAAAAAGGAGAACACCCCGCCATGA
- a CDS encoding isochorismatase family protein: MIKESSKCALVIIDAQERLMPVIANNEAIAKTMQDLVRFANIMEIPVLVTEQQKLGPTLEEISGLIKDFQPISKISFSCFDCEEFSAALDKTGADTLLIAGVEAHICVCQTALDALGRYDVHVIADAVSSRTDFNLQAALARLRQEGATVTTKEMLFYEILKKAGTPQFKETLKLVK, encoded by the coding sequence ATGATAAAAGAATCCAGCAAATGCGCTCTGGTGATCATCGATGCTCAGGAACGCCTTATGCCCGTCATCGCCAATAACGAAGCAATCGCCAAAACCATGCAGGATCTTGTGCGGTTCGCCAATATCATGGAGATTCCCGTCCTTGTCACCGAGCAGCAGAAGCTGGGGCCGACCCTGGAGGAAATCAGCGGGCTCATCAAGGATTTTCAGCCCATATCCAAGATTTCGTTTTCTTGCTTTGACTGTGAGGAATTCTCCGCAGCCCTGGATAAAACAGGCGCCGACACGCTCCTGATCGCCGGCGTGGAAGCCCACATCTGCGTATGCCAGACCGCCCTGGACGCCTTGGGGCGTTATGACGTGCACGTGATTGCGGACGCGGTTTCCTCCCGCACGGATTTCAATCTGCAGGCGGCCCTTGCCCGCCTTCGCCAGGAAGGGGCGACCGTCACCACCAAAGAAATGCTGTTTTACGAAATCCTGAAAAAAGCCGGAACGCCCCAGTTTAAGGAAACCCTCAAGCTGGTGAAATAA
- the sixA gene encoding phosphohistidine phosphatase SixA, whose protein sequence is MAVYLVQHGKSLPKDQDPDQGLAPLGIEESERIAGVAAGYGVKVLQIRHSGKTRALQTAEIFAKALNPPDGVEETTGLKPMDDVAAFAPMLEDNPGLMIVGHLPFMERMASYLITGNPDRPVFRFQNAGIVCLGKHPDTGTWVVKWALMPNVG, encoded by the coding sequence ATGGCCGTATATCTTGTTCAGCACGGAAAAAGCCTGCCCAAGGACCAGGACCCGGATCAAGGCCTGGCGCCCCTGGGCATAGAAGAGTCGGAGCGCATTGCGGGCGTGGCCGCCGGGTATGGGGTCAAGGTTTTGCAAATCCGGCACAGCGGCAAAACCCGGGCCTTGCAGACCGCCGAGATCTTCGCCAAGGCCCTTAATCCGCCCGACGGCGTGGAGGAAACCACGGGATTGAAGCCCATGGACGACGTAGCGGCCTTTGCGCCTATGTTGGAGGACAATCCGGGCTTGATGATCGTGGGCCACCTGCCTTTCATGGAGCGCATGGCTTCCTATTTAATCACCGGGAACCCGGACAGGCCCGTGTTCCGCTTCCAAAACGCCGGCATCGTTTGCCTGGGCAAGCATCCTGACACAGGAACCTGGGTGGTCAAATGGGCGCTCATGCCCAACGTGGGTTAG
- a CDS encoding DUF72 domain-containing protein — protein sequence MTLLIGTSGWTYDCWKGAFYPEKLAKTKWLPHYCTLFNTVEVNATFYRTIKDSTYEKWRETTPEGFTWAVKASRYITHVKRLKTPEETVPRFLESASILNEKLGPILLQLPPTLAYEKEVARDFFQFLPEGFRFTLETRHDSWLDDGLFALLEEHNIAWCVSDTAGKHACVEAATADFVYLRLHGSQEIYMSSYTDEELEHWAELVAGWNRDAYIYFDNTMTDAAARNALRLKELMGVDD from the coding sequence ATGACGCTATTGATAGGAACGTCGGGCTGGACCTACGATTGCTGGAAAGGGGCTTTTTACCCGGAAAAACTGGCCAAGACCAAGTGGCTGCCCCATTACTGCACCTTGTTCAACACGGTGGAGGTCAACGCGACCTTTTATCGCACCATCAAGGATTCCACTTACGAAAAATGGCGAGAGACCACGCCCGAGGGCTTCACATGGGCCGTCAAAGCCAGCCGATACATCACCCATGTAAAAAGACTGAAAACGCCCGAGGAGACGGTCCCGCGCTTTTTGGAGTCAGCGAGCATCCTCAACGAGAAACTGGGGCCGATCCTGTTGCAGCTTCCGCCCACCCTGGCCTATGAAAAGGAAGTCGCCCGGGACTTTTTCCAGTTTCTGCCAGAGGGGTTCCGCTTTACCCTGGAAACCCGTCACGACTCCTGGCTGGATGACGGGCTTTTCGCCCTTTTGGAGGAGCACAACATCGCGTGGTGCGTTTCGGACACCGCCGGCAAGCACGCCTGCGTGGAGGCGGCCACGGCGGATTTTGTGTATCTCAGGCTGCACGGTTCCCAAGAGATTTACATGTCCTCGTACACGGATGAGGAACTGGAGCATTGGGCGGAGCTGGTTGCGGGCTGGAATCGGGACGCCTACATATACTTTGACAACACCATGACGGACGCCGCCGCCAGGAACGCCTTGCGGCTGAAAGAGTTGATGGGGGTTGACGATTAA
- a CDS encoding SDR family oxidoreductase, producing the protein MDIKNKKAMVTGAASGIGRATAMALAAKGAVVFITDINEAGLKQTAKEIESRGGSVGLAKALDISDYEAVSEFAQEIHQEYEVMDILVNNAGVALFAQPQDYTMEDWRRIIDVNLWGVINGIQCFMPEMVKKGRGGHIVNVSSTAGLFGLPWHLAYCASKHGVVGISEVLKYDLHKHGIKVTVVCPGAVNTGILESVQIKAPVSGIDKLKDKFRKIALTPEKVGGQIVRAIEKNQYMLITSGDIKALYFFKTKCFLVYHGIMRLMTRIMDKGLGIG; encoded by the coding sequence ATGGACATAAAAAACAAGAAGGCAATGGTGACGGGGGCGGCCAGCGGAATTGGCCGGGCGACTGCCATGGCTTTGGCCGCCAAAGGGGCCGTTGTTTTTATCACGGACATCAATGAGGCAGGCTTAAAGCAAACCGCAAAGGAAATTGAAAGCCGGGGCGGAAGCGTGGGCCTTGCCAAAGCCCTGGATATTTCCGATTACGAGGCGGTCAGCGAATTCGCTCAAGAGATTCATCAGGAATACGAGGTGATGGACATTCTGGTGAACAATGCGGGCGTGGCCCTGTTCGCTCAGCCCCAGGATTACACCATGGAGGACTGGCGCAGGATCATCGACGTCAACCTTTGGGGGGTGATTAACGGCATCCAATGTTTCATGCCGGAGATGGTCAAAAAAGGCCGGGGCGGGCACATTGTAAACGTGTCATCCACCGCCGGTTTGTTCGGCCTGCCCTGGCACTTGGCCTATTGCGCCTCCAAACACGGAGTCGTGGGGATCAGCGAAGTTTTAAAATACGATCTGCACAAGCACGGCATCAAGGTGACGGTGGTTTGTCCGGGGGCGGTGAACACGGGCATTCTCGAAAGCGTTCAAATTAAAGCGCCGGTTTCGGGAATAGATAAATTAAAGGATAAGTTCCGCAAGATAGCGTTAACGCCTGAGAAGGTAGGCGGCCAGATAGTCCGGGCGATAGAGAAAAATCAATACATGCTTATTACGTCCGGGGACATAAAAGCCTTATACTTTTTCAAGACCAAATGTTTCCTGGTCTACCATGGGATCATGCGTCTGATGACCCGTATAATGGATAAAGGCCTGGGGATCGGTTGA
- a CDS encoding cytochrome c3 family protein, whose product MKKSRLLMITVVLLLVSGLAVHAEYRVESDEGEICAPVQTMILTPPEDVEAKFADVRFPHADHFSYSCMECHHMWDGYSDINACMDCHDATEYISRKEAKEDYIMYYQSAYHALCRDCHAEIGRKNTDIKKENKGKSDKDKVALLPNGPKSCNGCHSVKAE is encoded by the coding sequence ATGAAAAAAAGCCGTTTGCTAATGATTACAGTTGTTCTTCTGCTGGTTTCCGGTTTGGCGGTTCATGCGGAGTATCGCGTGGAATCGGATGAGGGGGAAATTTGCGCGCCCGTTCAGACCATGATTTTGACGCCGCCCGAAGACGTGGAAGCCAAATTTGCTGATGTTCGTTTTCCTCACGCCGACCATTTCAGCTATTCCTGCATGGAATGCCATCATATGTGGGACGGATACAGCGACATCAACGCCTGCATGGATTGCCATGACGCGACGGAATACATCAGCAGGAAAGAGGCCAAAGAAGATTACATCATGTACTATCAGTCCGCGTATCATGCACTTTGCCGCGACTGCCACGCTGAAATCGGCCGTAAAAATACAGACATCAAAAAGGAAAACAAGGGCAAATCCGATAAGGACAAGGTCGCCCTGCTTCCCAACGGCCCCAAAAGCTGCAATGGCTGCCACAGCGTAAAAGCTGAATAA
- a CDS encoding alpha/beta fold hydrolase: protein MKEEKYPWQGQVVNKSLKTRDGVSICYQTLGTDKKKPVVCIAHGLGARLYAWAPILNVILPRYRVITWHYRGLYQSETQESIRRFSILDHAEDLKSILDKEKVDKVHIIGWSMGVQVALEFAHLFPDRLEKLVLINGTYGHTLSTGLQPLFRIPYMADFLHIIIETLKSRKESASLIRKVATNKKITGAVGSLYSTLRGSPYFTEVLQQYADDVLGDSFNNYLRLFQELDAHSTYHNLPEIVHPALVVWGDLDPLIPAYLSRRIRRRLVNAYTLRFWLGTHFVHLEYPKRAPNRILRFLDSHIIEPDV, encoded by the coding sequence ATGAAGGAGGAGAAGTATCCTTGGCAGGGGCAGGTTGTCAATAAATCGTTGAAGACCAGGGATGGGGTGAGCATCTGCTACCAGACCCTGGGAACCGACAAGAAAAAACCCGTGGTGTGCATCGCCCACGGCCTGGGCGCCAGGTTGTACGCCTGGGCGCCTATATTGAACGTCATCCTGCCCAGGTACCGGGTCATAACATGGCATTACCGGGGCCTGTATCAGTCGGAGACCCAGGAGAGCATCCGCCGCTTTTCCATCCTGGACCACGCGGAAGACCTGAAATCCATCCTGGATAAGGAAAAGGTGGACAAGGTCCACATTATCGGATGGTCCATGGGGGTCCAGGTGGCCCTGGAATTCGCCCATTTATTCCCCGACCGGCTGGAAAAGCTGGTTCTCATCAACGGAACGTACGGCCACACCCTGTCCACCGGCCTTCAGCCTCTTTTTCGCATACCGTACATGGCGGACTTCCTTCATATTATCATAGAGACCCTGAAAAGCAGAAAAGAGTCGGCCTCACTGATCCGCAAGGTGGCGACCAACAAAAAAATTACGGGCGCCGTGGGCTCCTTATATTCCACCTTGCGGGGAAGCCCCTATTTTACGGAGGTGCTCCAGCAGTACGCCGATGATGTGCTGGGGGATAGCTTTAATAATTATCTCAGGCTGTTCCAGGAGTTGGACGCGCACTCAACTTACCACAATCTGCCCGAGATCGTGCATCCGGCCCTGGTGGTTTGGGGGGACCTGGACCCGCTGATTCCAGCGTATCTCTCCCGCCGGATTCGGCGCAGGCTGGTCAATGCATATACCTTGAGATTCTGGCTCGGAACCCATTTTGTGCATTTGGAATACCCCAAAAGGGCGCCTAATCGCATACTTCGTTTCCTGGATAGCCATATAATTGAACCGGACGTTTGA
- a CDS encoding C39 family peptidase gives MENTYKPLRPGALILLTVLCGTMAAGPLAGSMLAASGRKKLGWITGVAGVILGAGLLGGMVAWNTQWEKIALALTGVNLVLGLGLWRLAAYFAPAAREAAPESEGTQKESGGLRQVAVGFFAGAMVTGILGTVCSIFYLLITDALFSTWFPVTFADDYALSRLTFSGFCLTAAGAFAGAVGGRLRPDIRPKAFVEGCFAIIFVYLTLVLAAEVTMALPGFQAGAVTGSGWRDILSSMILGGLFIGVVWSGLWAFHITNGENGRAKLRRSLAAAACNVAVALTIAVTFGYAAEAYLAAGLHWERRAEISKALWCYEHGLKKMPQDHIASFLQYRAALIYHKMGREDLAEKGFERLITKYNANDRLAEKSARFLDSLRRSTGPSRVVLPGVETRTEYKSAYCVPNSLALTMRYWGADVDAKEIGREITGLSGGTFAVNQAWFAVQKGFRHDFLPMADLSDIKQCIDAGFPVMVYVPSHVLVIFGYDEALETFVTYDTSTSDLWSEYIQQDFVKAWKRRATTVVLAYPPEEEKRLPWNIAQRLNEFSDKYLHYQLCALDSKGSEVSVSHLMAAAGDDGEFFFPVTAMYSGFPGLRQELTERFDADTVIKSIRRYFGEDFDEGEHLYGQYHDEHSVDNDSALRDSINYLIGIQRFDMVENLVTRIDEEGPLSSNILGDAGMIDLVWGDYDRGLDRIQRAIDQYSGMDWAFYLGLARKKDGNDREAVRLLVQTADFAGRRSSRGRRDDMPLYDASLDVQIGLDEYGFPSLALANQMLVDMDELGESREDLLTVWERWHHFMPFDSSVANALAGMYRQDLENMKPKKDASKIFKTRKKLKLAEQRINNYSLPAYSKYPED, from the coding sequence ATGGAAAATACATACAAGCCCCTGCGCCCCGGCGCTTTGATTCTTCTCACCGTCCTGTGCGGAACAATGGCCGCCGGCCCCTTGGCCGGGTCCATGCTCGCTGCTTCCGGCAGGAAGAAATTGGGTTGGATCACGGGAGTTGCCGGCGTTATTCTCGGGGCGGGCCTCCTGGGAGGCATGGTCGCGTGGAACACCCAATGGGAAAAGATCGCCCTGGCCTTGACCGGCGTCAACCTTGTGCTGGGCCTGGGCCTTTGGCGATTGGCCGCCTATTTCGCGCCCGCAGCGCGGGAAGCCGCGCCTGAGTCCGAAGGGACGCAAAAGGAAAGCGGCGGGCTGCGCCAGGTGGCTGTGGGCTTTTTCGCCGGCGCCATGGTTACGGGCATTCTGGGAACGGTTTGCTCCATCTTTTACCTGCTGATTACGGACGCCCTGTTTTCCACCTGGTTTCCCGTGACTTTTGCGGACGACTACGCCTTATCCCGGCTTACCTTTTCCGGCTTCTGCCTGACGGCTGCGGGCGCCTTCGCCGGCGCCGTGGGAGGCAGGCTGCGCCCCGATATTCGGCCAAAAGCCTTTGTGGAGGGCTGCTTTGCCATCATCTTTGTGTACCTGACTCTGGTTCTGGCCGCGGAAGTGACCATGGCCCTGCCCGGGTTCCAGGCCGGAGCGGTGACCGGAAGCGGTTGGAGGGACATCCTCAGTTCCATGATCCTGGGGGGGCTGTTCATCGGAGTCGTGTGGTCCGGCCTTTGGGCATTTCATATTACGAACGGAGAAAACGGCCGGGCGAAGCTGCGCCGTTCCCTGGCCGCGGCCGCATGCAATGTCGCCGTGGCCCTGACCATCGCCGTCACCTTCGGCTACGCGGCCGAAGCCTATTTGGCGGCCGGTCTTCATTGGGAGCGCCGGGCGGAAATTTCCAAGGCTTTGTGGTGCTACGAGCACGGCTTGAAAAAAATGCCCCAGGACCATATTGCGTCGTTCCTTCAATACCGCGCGGCCCTGATCTACCATAAAATGGGCAGAGAGGATCTGGCGGAAAAAGGCTTTGAACGCCTGATCACCAAGTACAATGCCAACGACAGACTGGCTGAAAAATCCGCCAGGTTCCTGGACAGTCTCAGGCGCTCAACCGGTCCGTCCCGAGTGGTGCTGCCCGGCGTGGAAACCCGAACCGAATACAAAAGCGCCTATTGCGTGCCCAACTCCCTGGCCCTGACCATGCGATACTGGGGCGCGGACGTGGACGCCAAGGAGATAGGCCGGGAGATCACCGGGCTGTCGGGCGGGACCTTCGCCGTCAACCAGGCCTGGTTTGCGGTGCAAAAGGGCTTTCGCCACGATTTTCTGCCCATGGCCGACTTGTCCGACATCAAGCAATGCATTGACGCGGGTTTTCCGGTCATGGTGTACGTGCCCTCCCATGTTTTGGTGATTTTCGGGTATGACGAGGCCCTGGAAACCTTTGTCACTTACGATACCTCCACGTCGGACCTGTGGTCCGAGTATATCCAGCAGGATTTCGTCAAAGCCTGGAAGCGCCGGGCCACCACGGTGGTTCTGGCCTATCCCCCGGAAGAGGAAAAACGGCTTCCCTGGAACATCGCCCAACGGCTTAATGAGTTTTCGGACAAATATCTGCACTATCAGCTTTGCGCCCTGGACAGCAAAGGAAGCGAGGTCTCCGTATCCCACCTTATGGCCGCGGCCGGAGACGACGGGGAGTTTTTCTTTCCCGTAACCGCCATGTATTCCGGATTCCCGGGGCTGCGCCAGGAATTGACCGAGCGCTTCGATGCAGACACGGTCATCAAGTCCATCCGCCGGTATTTTGGCGAGGACTTTGACGAAGGCGAGCACCTGTACGGCCAATATCACGACGAACACTCCGTGGACAACGACTCGGCCCTGCGGGACAGCATCAACTACCTGATCGGCATCCAGCGGTTTGACATGGTGGAAAACCTGGTCACGCGCATAGACGAAGAAGGGCCTTTAAGCAGCAATATCCTGGGCGACGCCGGCATGATTGACCTTGTCTGGGGCGATTACGACCGAGGCCTGGACCGCATCCAAAGGGCCATTGACCAATACTCGGGCATGGATTGGGCTTTTTATCTGGGCCTGGCCAGGAAAAAGGACGGAAACGACCGGGAGGCCGTGCGTTTGCTGGTGCAGACGGCGGACTTTGCAGGCCGCAGGTCTTCCAGGGGAAGGCGGGACGACATGCCCCTGTATGACGCAAGCCTGGACGTCCAGATCGGCTTGGACGAGTACGGCTTTCCCTCCCTGGCCCTGGCTAACCAAATGCTTGTGGACATGGACGAATTGGGGGAAAGCAGGGAGGATCTGCTCACTGTCTGGGAGCGCTGGCACCATTTTATGCCCTTTGATTCTTCCGTGGCAAACGCCTTGGCCGGGATGTACCGGCAGGATCTGGAGAACATGAAGCCTAAAAAGGACGCTTCCAAAATATTCAAGACGCGAAAAAAGCTCAAGCTGGCGGAACAGCGGATAAACAATTACTCGCTGCCAGCCTATTCTAAATATCCGGAAGACTAA